In a single window of the Daphnia carinata strain CSIRO-1 chromosome 4, CSIRO_AGI_Dcar_HiC_V3, whole genome shotgun sequence genome:
- the LOC130687752 gene encoding 5-formyltetrahydrofolate cyclo-ligase-like: MSTAPDEMEKFAAKAALRNSIKIALKQLKCQDRSSQSLEVTKKLLVHPKYLSSKGVAVFLSMKDEVDTEGIVRNIFDSGKHCYIPRYRETDGYMTMIRMNSYDELENLPRTRWNIPQPLEEDRREDVFQSGDLDLILTPGLAFTKQGHRLGRGKGFYDKFVTAYKCLHKPPYLIGLALSHSIVDHIPCTSTDVQMDEVLYDYHKTRE, encoded by the exons ATGTCAACTGCTCCCGACGAAATGGAAAAGTTCGCTGCGAAAGCTGCACTGCGCAATAGCATAAAAATTGCTTTGAAGCAACTAAAATGCCAAGACAGAAGTTCGCAATCCCTTGAAGTTACAAAGAAGCTGTTAGTTCACCCCAAGTATTTATCAAGCAAAGGGGTAGCTGTCTTTCTAAGCATGAAGGACGAGGTCGATACAGAAGGGATTGTTAGGAACATTTTCGATAGTGGTAAACACTGCTACATTCCCAG GTATAGAGAAACAGATGGATACATGACAATGATAAGAATGAATTCCTACGATGAATTGGAAAACTTACCAAGGACTCGATGGAACATACCACAGCCACTGGAAGAAGACCGAAGGGAAGATGTTTTTCAATCAGGTGATCTTGACCTGATACTTACACCAGGTTTGGCTTTCACAAAGCAAGGTCATAGATTGGGTCGTGGCAAGGGATTTTATGACAAGTTTGTAACAGCCTATAAGTGTTTGCATAAGCCTCCCTATTTAATTGGTTTGGCTTTGTCTCATTCCATTGTGGATCATATCCCCTGTACATCGACTGATGTTCAAATGGATGAAGTACTTTATGATTATCATAAAACAAGGGAATGA